The Haploplasma axanthum region GTATTTCATTTGCTCCAAGAGCAAGTGATGCTAATTTATAATCTTTTGGAACAACATCTAATGCTGATTCGGTTGCTTTAATAACAACCGGCAACACCATAATTGATAATGTTAAAGCTCCAGATAAAATATTACCACCTATCTCATTTGTTGAAATAATTTGTTTTGAAACAGGGATTAATAATGCAGCACCCAACAATCCATAAATAATTGATGGAATCCCTGTTAACATATCAATAAATGATCTTAAGATATTAATGAATTTACCTCTAGGTGCAATTTCATGTAAATATACTGCTGTTAAGATACCGATTGGTAATCCTATTGCTAGTGTCAAAATAACAAGATAAAACGTTGTAACAATTGATCCTCTAATTCCTCCACCTTCATTTGATAATGACCAACTATTAATTATTCTTGCTTGATCAAGTTTTGTTGCAACATTAACAGCTCCTTCTCTTGCAAAAATATAATCAGTACTCCCAATATCATTAGTAAAATCAATATATGTTGTAAAATAGAAACCTTGATTAACAGATGTTTTTTCCCCATTCTCAACTAACAACATTTCTTTAAGTGGAGAATTAGGATCAATATAGATAATTTCTATTATAACTTCTTTTGAAATATTAACTGAATCCTTAAAAGCAATCCCATAACGATTTGAGAAAAATTCATAATTACCTTTATTCTCAAATTTTTTATCATAATTATTCTCATTAGATTTCACAATATAACTTTCTTCTTTATTATCACTAGTTATAAATTTCCAACTAAGATTTTTACTTCCTTTTGAAAAAATAAAGAAAATAATTGCAAATAATATCACAACAGAAATTGCTGATGCTAAATATGTAATTACTTGTAGTATTCCATCATACACTTTTCTTTTAGTTTTCATATTTACTACTTATCCTCTTTCTTACATAATTTAAAATAAAGTTTACTAATAAAATGATTGTTATTAAAACTAAACCAATTGAAAATCTTATATCATAGTCTAATCCTTCAGTTTCTTTAAATCCCATTAAGATTGTTGAAGTTAATGTTCTTGTTGGATCAAAGAGTGAAAA contains the following coding sequences:
- the pstA gene encoding phosphate ABC transporter permease PstA produces the protein MKTKRKVYDGILQVITYLASAISVVILFAIIFFIFSKGSKNLSWKFITSDNKEESYIVKSNENNYDKKFENKGNYEFFSNRYGIAFKDSVNISKEVIIEIIYIDPNSPLKEMLLVENGEKTSVNQGFYFTTYIDFTNDIGSTDYIFAREGAVNVATKLDQARIINSWSLSNEGGGIRGSIVTTFYLVILTLAIGLPIGILTAVYLHEIAPRGKFINILRSFIDMLTGIPSIIYGLLGAALLIPVSKQIISTNEIGGNILSGALTLSIMVLPVVIKATESALDVVPKDYKLASLALGANEIQTTFKVILPNALPGILSAALLTIGRVIGESAALIYAIGTVINDNIKISGKGTSLAVHIWSVMNKETPNVEVAASIAIIILAMVLVLNLLVKLISSRLEKKFRG